The DNA window TAACCATATTTTGTTGCTGTGGCAAAACAGTCCCAGTGTAGTCATTGGTCGGCAGCAAAACCCATGGTTGGAGaccaacttttcagacttgcGCAATCTTCTTGAGACTGGGGTTACTCTGGCACGTCGAAGTAGTAAAGGTTCCGCCTCGTACAACGACAAGGGAAGTTTGAGCTTGAGTTTCTTTGCTCCGAGTGAAACACTCAATGCAAAGCACAATTCTGAGGTGGTTGCAAGAAGCATTTTTAGGGAGTTTGGAAGCCTTGTCAGTGTCGGATCCGAAGACGAGCTTTATCTCAGGCAAAATAAAGTATCCTTTTTTATGTTAGTATATCCGATGCGTATGCCGCAAAAGATGGTGAAATTCCTTAATTAATTGTTAGCAAATGTCGAATAAATCAGCTAGAGTGGGTAAAGAAAATTCTTATCACAATATGTCGCTGATGGTCAGGACTGATAAGGTTAGCCGTGATATGGTGTTTCAGGAGAATAATGTAAGTCGTAAAACGTGTATTCAAAAAACCCCCCTTCCTCATGAGGAGAGTTCAATTTTGGAATCTACTTAGAGATTTTTTTCGGTAGGTCAACCAAAAAGAATGCTTCCAAGTATctgcaaatgtaaaaaacccTGAAGTGCCAACTTCGACTCCAAAAATGATGAATCTGTGTGAAGAAAATCCAGAAGTAACAGTATCGTCTTTAATAAGAGCTATAGGTTGGGAATTTTTGAGAACTAAAGCCTTAACTTTCAAGGATGGAGGAATGGAGTTTGCTAATCACCAAAAGGGCTTTCATCTCATCAATCCGACAGAAAACTGGTTCCCTGGTAAGTTTTATACTCATAACCTGTATTGGCACCAAATAGACCCTTAACTTAGgctttttttcgaataaaaattcCCAAGTTATTTTGATTTCTGAATTGTGGTATCTCGAACGTTGTGACAATGTCAGACAGTATTGTCCACATGTCCAATATAAAAGGTCAATTCTGGTTGTTTGAACTCATCTTTATCTCCTATTTGTCTATTGTTTGTAACGTGATCAAGTCTATTTAAACCAACATAACATcacaatgaaattatttcatacAGGTTTGAAAGAAATCAGAGATGCCTACAAGAGTTGGGACTGGTGCTACGGAAAAACTCCAAAATTCGACATCACTAGATCGTTCACAGTTCCAGGGGTACTTCTGCATAATAATAGTGGGGCGTCGGGTTCTCTAAATGTCACCATGTCGGTTGAAAACGGGATGATTTCCGATATAACTATTTACGTGCCTTATGAGTTTAATTCATTTGGTTTTACCGGGGAGGCTAAAGTTATTCATAGTTTAAAAGGCATGCAATTTTCAGTGCAAGCTATCAGGGATTTAGAGGAATCCTTTTATTCCCTCTTGGACGACAAAGACCGCTTTGTTACCGAGTGTGTCCGACAGGTGATGACTTGCGCTTGAGGATAAAAGTCCTGgttaatagtaatttttagATCTATAAATACTATTTTTGTCGAGTCACTGCGTCGTATTTTATGGATTTATGTTAATTAACTAGTATATGTTAATTAAGTATCTTTCGTATCTACgattcaaaaactcaaattttgtgtCGGTTTTAGCAGGTTTGaacgatttatatttttttaagatttgaaatttaacttttaagtTACAGCCGTTTTTTCTAACGGTTATCAAGAATTTATCATATCACTATTAAATACTTAGCAAATTTCCGTTAATTcgtatttgaataattttagttCCTTTACGTTGTAGATATAggtatatttttcaatattgttttgcATTTGTTGTGCCTCATCTAGACGTTACTCCCTAGGATTAGGATTTATTATACGTTTTTGTTATTAGATATTCTATTTTCTGTTCGAATTAGTTTTACGGAATATACGTTTTATACTTTATTGCTACTATgcgttttaattttctgcagTCATAACACGTTAGGTCGTCAGAAGAATTCTGCCTCCTTGGACTTTGTCTCTTCTATTATTAGAcacttattttttgatttattatcaaaatgaagctttaaaacgtttaacgtgtaatttgaaaacatttttaac is part of the Euwallacea fornicatus isolate EFF26 chromosome 33, ASM4011564v1, whole genome shotgun sequence genome and encodes:
- the LOC136348513 gene encoding lipoyl amidotransferase LIPT1, mitochondrial-like — its product is MALLKSSCGRMGTALRYLNSRSYAMQAKLESNIKKSVYISQSTDIYTNLALEEWLYKNFDFHNNHILLLWQNSPSVVIGRQQNPWLETNFSDLRNLLETGVTLARRSSKGSASYNDKGSLSLSFFAPSETLNAKHNSEVVARSIFREFGSLVSVGSEDELYLRQNKQMSNKSARVGKENSYHNMSLMVRTDKVSRDMVFQENNVNQKECFQVSANVKNPEVPTSTPKMMNLCEENPEVTVSSLIRAIGWEFLRTKALTFKDGGMEFANHQKGFHLINPTENWFPGLKEIRDAYKSWDWCYGKTPKFDITRSFTVPGVLLHNNSGASGSLNVTMSVENGMISDITIYVPYEFNSFGFTGEAKVIHSLKGMQFSVQAIRDLEESFYSLLDDKDRFVTECVRQVMTCA